The sequence below is a genomic window from Budorcas taxicolor isolate Tak-1 chromosome 4, Takin1.1, whole genome shotgun sequence.
ATGAATTTCACATATCTATATATTGAGATTTTTAATTCAAATAGTAGGACATAGAGTTAAAACCTTTTATGTCTTCATATAATCGTTTCTAGGCAAAAAGGTCTAACAGTAACCTTGAAGCCTAGACTTGAGCTTCCTCGACTCCTTGTATGCTTCTTAAGTCTTTAATGGTGGGAGCAGATTTCTGGCCACTGCAGGGTACACGGGGCACTGGGAGGAGCAGCAACAGTGCTTGAAAGATACTGAGCAGAAAACTTCTAGGaccaaggaggaggaaggagagaaggtagggcagagagaaggtgggaggaagagaagaaagaacgacaaaagaaagaaagaaatgaacctAACAAGTTCCGTCCATCTCAAGTAGTAATGATGTAAAACACTGAGTTGAAGGAGCTCTGAGAAATAGCCCTTCCACTCATACTGGCCTCCGGGTgatggcaggggctgggggtaggggtgggcgGGGCGGTGGTATCTGTATCAGTTAGCTGAAATGTGGTGCTGACCTGTATGAAACAGGATGCTGGGAGAACCCTTGATTTCAGACATCAGGCTTCCAGTGCCCAGGGCCACTTCTGGGGGTACCAAGCTGCAAACAGATGAGTCTTCGACCTGAGTCTGTGACACTCTCCTTGCTCCCTTTATATAAAATACCTTCTAGTTTTCTCCTCTCACTTGGGCAGTCCCCATCGGAAGAGACAGAAGTGGCATAAAAGGCAGCTAGGAGTGAGTGGGTGTGTGGAAGGGAGGTGGGAAACAGCCTCCTTCCTGGACATGGGTTCAGCAGGGTTTATTCTGGGCAAGCCAGAAGTCAGTGACCTTGCTAGTCTTCCAAGGCCAATAAGGTCAGAGCTCATGCCACGTTTAACAAAAAGAAGTTTATCTTTTACCAGGTTCTTCTTCCAGGTACCTCTGAGAATCCTTGAAGACTACCTGCCTGCTCCCACCTCTGCACCGGCCACTGTCTGTTCTCAGGGAACAGCAGGAAGCCAGGCTCAGCTCTCAGCAGGTCACTTCTCCTATCTCATAACTACCTTCCTAGGCTGCTACCAGACTTCACTTCCTGCTTAATTTACTCCAACCATCCACACATAAAGCCTCAAAGATAAGGCGGCTAGGGCTACAGAAGAGAATCACAATATAACAAACAGTATTTTCCCAAAAAAGAATTGGGCTCCCAAATCCTGCGGCCCTATGTGACACCCATTCTATGTCACTTAGAATCagaaacttttgttttctttggttcaAAATTCCTATCATGGAATTACGATGGGCAGACCCAAATCTCTTTACCTAAGAGAAGGCCCTCAACCTCTGCAGATGCTGTCAGCTGCATCACACCAACATGTAACAGAGAGACAGGGAGTAGTAGTATGAAGATGCTGAGAAGGAGGAGATGAGAAAAATTCAGGATGTAACATCAGCACTGTGCTTCCAAGTTCAGATCTGTCTCCTAATATTAACATTCTAGCTTTATTTATGTAACAGCATTTCTCCATAATAAGTTATCTCCTTACAAGAAAAACTAAAGGACTATCAGTGGGAATTTGAACCAAGCTGCAATTTTTGTAATATGAGGCCATACAGTATGTTCTTTTAAGGAAGATGATAGGCCTGCCTtttctctgaaggaaaaaaagccaCAATGCCCTGTTTACTGAGATTGCTAAGATAATAAATCGATATTATGAGTCCCATTTTAATGCGTCTGGTGAGAATCTGTTGAAGCAGAAGGGACATTATAGGAGAAAGGCTTAGGGAGTGAAATTAGATTTTTCATACCCGGAGTAGGAGCTGCTCAGATAGCAGAACAATCCTGCAAAGCCATTCATCAGGCGGCAATGCAGCAAAAAACGACAGCTCTTCTTTCAGATGCGAGGATGGTCCGGGACAGCTCTGTGACTGCAGCTGACAGGCTGTCATAGTCCAGATATTAGGACTACTGAATAACTAATGTTCAAGGCTTTATAGCCCAGAATGAACACTCTAAAGTACAAACTGTATTTgacttaataatataaaaaatcagaattttaaagtgTCATCACATGTTGGCTGTACACTAGGGCCATAACATACAGTGATGTCTGCTTACACCAGAGGCTTTCTGTGGATATGAGGCAGTCCCAACACCAGTCACCACTGAAGAGCCAAGTCAGAGATCACACACATATTTAAGATAGAAAAGCCACAACTGgcataaaaataaagcaaggagATTGCTAGTAAACAAAGTTTAACATAATACAGTTGGCCCTTGAACAATGGGACTGAACTGTGAGGGTCCACCATACAGgatatttttcagtagtaaacACCGCAGTACCACACTGTCAGTGGTTGGCTGAATATGCAGATGCTGAGAAGTTGAGGATATGGAGAACTGACCATAAGTTATATACGGATGAacccccatgttgttcaagggccaaCTGTAATTGCAACTAAAGCAGCTCTACAGTAGGTAGGTCATAAAGGGTCAAAGCCCCCTTTGGCAGACAGGGATGTTTGAAACTATAAACATTTGGAGAGCATTTCAGAGAGAGGAGGTAAAAGGTAGCCTCAAGGTAAAAATGTTAAGTTGGTAAAAGGCTGTTGACAAGATGACAAAAGCTTTTGAGAAGAAGAATGATATGATGTCAATGGTTTTCTTAGGGTGATGACTTGGAAAGGACTACAGAGTGAAACCAGgtttcatctttgttttgtttttcttgaaggAGGAATACCTGTGCTCATAAAAATGCTGGAGAAGAATTAAAACTAGTGATTTAAGCTTTGGTAAATCAAGACTGTTCCTGCAAATGAAGGAAGGGGGAGAGGACAGTACAGAGGCCTTGATATTGGAGAGGAGGTGGGTTGGGGGCGTGACACTTCCCACCAGCTCTCCAATGTCTCCTGCCCTAAAGCCCCAAGATCCAAAGTTTCCCATCCCTAATCCTACCCCCACCACACCTCCCCTTAACATGTTCCCTGCAGCCCATTCCTCCCCATTTTCTACTTTGCAAAGTGAATGGATCAGCAAAGGCTTTCAGGGACACTCTGCCTCCTGTTCatgtctttcattcatttatttatacattcttAATTCCATTTATAAAGATCATTTTCTACGTTCCTAGGGATGTAAGGCAAGCAAGACAAAATCCTTGCCTTCACGGAGCTTGACTTTGAAGGAAAAATGTACATTTCAACAATAACCTTCTGAAGACAATGCCCAGCCTCTTCAGCTGACCCAGTTACTTGAAGAGTGAAATCTCCAGGGAGGGTAGGAGATGGAGTGACAGTATGAGAGATGCCTCTCCAGTCACACTGAGTACACATCGGTCCCTTGGTGGCTGGAAGAATACCGATCGTCTAGGTAATAAGTCCATGGAACGCATacatgaaaagcaaagataacaaAACCTGCCCATCTTGAAgacatgttagcaaggtaaacAAACCTCTAAGGAGGACCTTATGTGCCTTTAAAGGGGCAGTGGTTTTCCCACCCTGATTTTCCACTAGTAGCATATGCTTCCCTCCCTCTATCCTTCTCTTCTCGTCACATTCCTGGTCTGCtgtgtgctttttattttctccatgctCTCCTGCCCAGGATCACCCTCTGATTTGTGTTTAAGCTCAATAAACCATTTCTAATCTCTGCCAGGCAGTAGAGGGTACAGGTGAAGAGCACAGACTTGAGTGAAAAGGCTCAAGCTGGACTCTCAGTCCTTGAGCAACGAACATCTctaagcctcagctttctcatctgcaaaTGCAGATAATAACACCTACCTTGTGGCCTGCTTCTGAGAATTAAAAGGGATGTTTCTGTCAAGGCTTTATGAAATGTCAGCACCTGGCAATCACCAATAAAGGTTACTTATTAGGTGACAATGTAACTAGATAAAGCAGCTGATGTCAGCCCACCTAAAGCCTGACCAGTTCGGGCTATTGAgtgaagtttgaaaaaaaaaaaaaaaagaataaaagaacattAAATATCAGGATGAATTACACAGCCCTTCTGTATCAGCCTTCTACTACGTTTACCTAGAATGAACCAGAGGCCAGAAGGAGAATAGTCCAGTTTTAATAGCAGTCAGCCCTGCTAGGGCCTCTGAGGTTGGccttaataatagtaataataggaaATGCTGAGTCATCCAGCCCCCAGGGTGAGGTGGGAACTGAAATTCTCTATGGCAGTACTCCCTTCCAGAGCCTACTCGTCCACTCCGACCTCCTGACCCACTTACAGCTGACCTCTTCTTTGTCTCAGGCCTATTTATGTTCTCATCTCTTGCCCACTGATCCAACTGGTTGTTTTCCTTCCATGTGCATGAACTTCCCAACCTCAGTTCTTGAGCCACAGCCAAATGGGCAAGTGCTCTTACCTGGGAATTTCCACCTGCTAATCAGGGGAGGCTCTGGGCAGAGAAAGGTGCTTTCTTCCTGGGAACACTGCTCAGGTTCTTCTTTTAAAAGAGCTGAATGGGGGAAGggggaaacaaattttaaaacttgctcATAGTggaaatggatgaaagtgaaggaaagggaaaaaattagATGTGTTTTGCAGAAGATAGATGAGTGCAGAAGATATGATGAATTTTCTAATCCGATCTGTGCGGTCTGAGGGTGCTGCCAGAGTTATGGAGGTGGCTTGTCATCTCTTCTCTTTTATAAATTATCCTATAATAAATATCAGTGTTGGTAACTAATTGACCCTTGTTTTATGCAGTAGGGCTGTGAGATGAATGGTTGGTTCTGATTTTCAGGCTGCAAACCTCTGAGACAGGCTGCAAATGTCCAGAGTTATCGAGCTGGTCAACACCCTATTAAAATAGAGCCACACAGGAAATGCATTTCAGCATCTTCACTAACCGGAGAACCTGTGTTGACAAAAATACTTGCCCTTTGAAGTCCTGAGTGTACAGCTGCCAGCCCCACGCTCCCTTCTAAGCTCTCACTTCCTATTTCCTCGGTTGTGAAATGTGGAGTGGTTAGAAGTCTCATGCACAAGGTCTGAGTGGTCACAAAGGCCTCCTCTGTCCCCACTGCTCCTCTTGCAACCCTGACCACAGGCCCTGCAAGTGACAGGAGGTGCGAGTGGCTGGCAGTCCAAAGATCAGCAGCCACCAATTCAGCCACTTCCTTCCCTCTTGGGTTCCAATCTCTGGTAAGTGGCCTcagccacctccccccacccagtGATGCAAACACAGCCATCTGGTTGTGGGGATATGCACAACCTGGCCGTAATATCTTTCTCCATACTGACCACCAAGGGTGGCTGTAGCGTGGGTGAGGGCTTCCAGCCTGGCTGCTCCATGCCTGACCCCCTACAAAAGGGCCACTGAAGAGGATCCCTTCCCAGCAGAGAGAGAGGGTGCAGCTCTCCACAGGAGACATGCACCCCCAACTCTATTCTCTGGCTCATGGAGGCTACTCTGTTAGCCAGCACTTTAAAAAACttacaggcttccctagtggctcagtggtaaagaatctgcctgccaatgcagattggtttgatccctggtccagaaagatcccacatgccatgggtcATCCAcacccacgagccacaactactgagcctgtgctctaaagctcagaagctgaaactactgagcctgtgctgcactactgaagtccatgctccctagaggccatgctccacaacaagagaagccactgcaatgagaagcctgcccatcACAACCAGAGAATAGCCCCCatttgcctcaactagagaaaagcctgcacagcaatgaagacccagcacagccatgaataaataaatattattttggtgcaaaagtaatcacggttttgcattgttgaactttgccatttgctatgaaaatacattcttaaataaatatggttATTGTAAGAAATGCCacgggaagaaagagccacccctatggaccattgatcagggcctttattgggcggtcgctcccGGGCAGAACCCCCGGGggcgggtgagcaaggaagcgAAGGGAGTCTGCAAGGTATGagaggtggggaagggttttatagccagggccaggctcccatataaggaagaaagcgtgggctcagtggtgattggtgtccaagggctccgtgtcggcacctgattggacggcttggttgtTGGCCCGCCTCCGGGACTTGTCTGCGGCACTTTTccggggcatgcctcaacacgcccggGCAAGCCTCAACATGTCcgggcatgcctcaacatgccTGACCTTGCCCGACCTTTCATCCCGGCCTTTTTGATATAGGACAAGGGGCGCCgattctctctggctacttcctgctgaacgggGGCGGCGAGGGGTAGGGTGTGGCCGGGATGACAGGGGGCGTCTGCCGTTAATTTTGTCACGGAGTGCTTGTTGGAAGCCCTTGGTACTGCTGTCGGAGCACCATCAGCTGGACCGTGTTGAGCCGTTGTTTGATAAAGGCCAAAAGCTTATTTAGGATACAGGGCCCGAAAGTCAGGAGCAGCAGGAGAATGATGAGTGGTCCCATTAGGGAGGATAGCAAAGTTGTCAGCCAAGGGGAGCTctggaaccaggactcaaaccagccctgctgggcctccctctctctcttcctgcgtTCTAATCCCTCTCTTACTTTAGCCATGGACTCTCGAACCACCCCAGTATGATCAGCGTAGAAACAGCATTCTTCTCTGAGGGCTGCACAGAGGCCCCCCTGCTGCAAAAAGACCAGGTCTAGTCCTCTGCGGTTTTGTAACACCACTTCGGAAAGGGAAGTCAGGGACTTTTCTAGGGCCATCATGGACTTCTCTATGCGGGCGATGTCTTCGTCAATTGCGGCCCTCAGGGTGATCAGGCCCTGCTGTTGTGTGGTCAGGGAAGCAATGCCCGTGCCCGTCCCAGCTGCTCCCAGGGCGAACAGCATTGCCAGAGTAATAGCTGTAACAGGCTCCCTCTTATATCTAGGAGCTGGGGTGTCTCGGTCCCAAAAGTTGTAGAGGACCTCTTCTGGATGGTATGTAATCTTGGGCACCACCACTACCATGACACAGAATTCCCTGCTCTGGTTGAAGACAGCCAAGTGGAGACAGGGCGTTAGCCCAGTCTGTGAGCACACCCACCACCCCCCGGTTTCGGGTATGACATAAGTCTTATTGGTGAAATTGGTATCATCGTCAGTCTGGGCGCACAAGGTTTGTTTATCTGTAGGGACCATGCCTAAGCAGGTCCCCGAACCCCATACTTCTTGCAGGGTAAGGCCCACCTTGCGGTCTCCCcaagagcactgcagtgggttggAGAGAATGGACAAGTTGTAGGTAGCATTTAAGCCCACGGCCTCGTAGTAAGGTGGACGTAGGGTGTAGCAAAGCCAGCAGGATTGGGTCGCGTTAGGATTGGAGTGGTTGAGGGCCTCGTAGGTTTCTTTGACCAAGGCCCACAGGGGTTCCTGGGTCTCTGGTGGGTCAGTCCGGGTCAGCTGAAGGGAGGGGGTGAGGGTAGGCGAGGTCACAACATTGGTGGCGTTTGTCCCcgtggtgaggggtggggaggtgcaATAACCTGGTTGGGCCCCACAGCATGGGCCTGAACAGGTTGCAGGACTTGCTGGACATATAGCGTTGCGCTTGGGGCCCCCCAGCCATCATAGACCTCTATTCCCCAGGCTAGCCTGGAGATCCATCTGTTTTCAGTCCGTCCTTGCTGTGTGAATGATAGTCTGACTAAGTCACAGTCGGGGCAGTACTTTGTGAATCTGTGGTTCCACATGTCCTCGGTGATGGGATTTACGAAGGACATATTGATCAGGTCTGGCTTGGTCACCGACCATTTCCAGTACCCATCGTTGGAAGTGACACAGTCCCAGGATTTACAGTAGCGGCTCACCATTCCCCCACAGGTCTTTATGTTTTCCCGCTGATGTCCCGGGCAGGCATAAAACCCGACCTTTCTGAGATATGCCCGGGCCCATGAGGTCTCGGTTAGCTGTTGGAGGTGAAAGTATAGGTCAGGCCACCACTTATCTTTCGGTTGGGTGGCTGTGGTCCAGTTTAGCTCTTCGTAGGTCTCTCCATTTTTTAAGATCCAGGTGACCTGAAAGGGCTGGTGGGGGTTTTGGTTGGTGTGCCCCCCTCTTTCCAGGACCCCCAGTACCCCCAGAGTAACCCAGAGTAGAGAGCCCCGCATTGTTCCGAGGTTGGGGTGAAAGGGGTGCGACGGACAACCAGCCTTGGGGGTCCCGTAAGGATGGAGCTGGTAACCAGGTCAGGGTGTCCCAAGGGAATAGCACCCCAGGAGTAGGAAGCAGGTGGCTAGGTATGTGAGGGCCAGGGACAGTCGAAGAGTGAGGGACCAATCGCGGGGGGCCGCGGCCGCTAATCCAATGGCAAAAAGTATGGCCAGAGCTGCAATCGTCAGCAGCCACAGCGGGTGATGCCAGGCCAGCATCGGATCGAACTGGACTGTGGTCTCTCAGTTATTCAGGAATCGACGGCAGAGGGGTTCGGGTGATGGTCAGTTTGGTCGGCCCCGTGAGGGTGGAGCGGTAGGAGTGATCGGGAGAAGGGGTTGGGGCCGGGGCCACCCCTGTCTCTGGGAGACCCGGGGGAGCTCGTTTGAGTCGGGTCAGGTGGTACCAGGGCTCGTGTCCCAGGAGTTTGGCTGCTGTAGGGGTGGTGAGGATTACAGTATGGGGTCCCGTCCAGCAAGGCTGTAGTGGGCGGGGACTCAGGGTTTTTAGCAGTACCTGATCTCCTGGGGCCAGAGGCTGGGTGGGCCCCTCGTCATCTGTCGGTTGTGGCAGGACCCGGTCTGTGTGTTCCCTCAGCAAGGATcgtaggagggagaagaggggga
It includes:
- the LOC128046279 gene encoding MLV-related proviral Env polyprotein-like translates to MRGSLLWVTLGVLGVLERGGHTNQNPHQPFQVTWILKNGETYEELNWTTATQPKDKWWPDLYFHLQQLTETSWARAYLRKVGFYACPGHQRENIKTCGGMVSRYCKSWDCVTSNDGYWKWSVTKPDLINMSFVNPITEDMWNHRFTKYCPDCYCTSPPLTTGTNATNVVTSPTLTPSLQLTRTDPPETQEPLWALVKETYEALNHSNPNATQSCWLCYTLRPPYYEAVGLNATYNLSILSNPLQCSWGDRKVGLTLQEVWGSGTCLGMVPTDKQTLCAQTDDDTNFTNKTYVIPETGGWWVCSQTGLTPCLHLAVFNQSREFCVMVVVVPKITYHPEEVLYNFWDRDTPAPRYKREPVTAITLAMLFALGAAGTGTGIASLTTQQQGLITLRAAIDEDIARIEKSMMALEKSLTSLSEVVLQNRRGLDLVFLQQGGLCAALREECCFYADHTGVVRESMAKVREGLERRKREREAQQGWFESWFQSSPWLTTLLSSLMGPLIILLLLLTFGPCILNKLLAFIKQRLNTVQLMVLRQQYQGLPTSTP